Proteins co-encoded in one Macrobrachium rosenbergii isolate ZJJX-2024 chromosome 54, ASM4041242v1, whole genome shotgun sequence genomic window:
- the LOC136834769 gene encoding histone-lysine N-methyltransferase SMYD3-like has translation MRSTLAKKPPVLKDPNPCIPAVSSAVSVSHCPNKGRGLVATRDIKPGEVLGVERAFAVALRQDCLFRNCSTCTQVCVNILPCPGCSKVVFCSKSCRVKGLSEDHWLECKILSSVLAHGLDTKACSYKLLKTWSFRQMKSICNKLKRDRPTLPEKLGFDKSGKYSSSSFQAIYHLDQDLETFPFEEVISLCMDAFRLAKLVELSKRFFVDKLGKPVPVSKEDFLYTCKILVNNYAKFIQNSFGTARQEVMELFPAKSLINHSCYPAISTNLFGRDSFWYAVKPIAAGEELTVSYIPDFSIQPKQQRKRDLVTVQNIVCSCQACEENWPIFVHLPVIRCLCVNCKKPRSNAEMLCNKCSKRLRGKLDILKVLELNSISEKVRSAFGILGRMQNKVAQGEPISKQEFKHLCGASEVVFEYSAMPSKVLAVFMKLVDVCAETGLM, from the exons ATGAGGTCCACCTTAGCTAAGAAGCCTCCAGTGTTAAAGGATCCCAATCCATGCATACCAGCTGtcagtagtgctgtcagtgtgtCTCATTGCCCCAATAAAGGGAGAGGCCTTGTTGCAACAAGAGATATCAAACCAG GTGAGGTCCTAGGTGTGGAGAGGGCATTTGCCGTTGCTCTTAGGCAAGATTGTCTATTTAGAAATTGTTCCACGTGTACTCAAGTATGTGTGAACATTCTTCCCTGTCCCGGGTGTTCCAAG GTAGTGTTCTGCAGCAAATCCTGTAGGGTTAAGGGTCTTTCAGAAGACCATTGGTTAGAGTGCAAGATCCTGAGCTCAGTACTTGCCCATGGACTGGATACAAAGGCTTGTTCCTATAAACTGCTGAAAACTTGGAGCTTCAGGCAAATGAAATCTATCTGCAATAAACTGAAGAGGGATAGACCTACCCTCCCTGAAAAGTTAGGATTTgataaaagtggaaaatataGTTCTTCCTCTTTTCAAGCCATTTACCATCTTGATCAAGACTTGGAAACTTTTCCTTTTGAAGAAGTGATATCCTTATGCATGGATGCATTTCGGTTGGCCAAACTCGTGGAGTTGAGCAAAAGGTTCTTTGTTGATAAATTGGGCAAACCTGTACCAGTGAGCAAAGAAGATTTTTTGTACACGTGCAAGATTCTAGTCAACAACTACGCTAAGTTTATTCAGAATTCCTTCGGAACCGCAAGGCAAGAG GTAATGGAACTGTTCCCAGCAAAAAGTCTTATCAACCACTCCTGCTATCCTGCTATATCCACTAATCTCTTTGGTCGAGATTCGTTCTGGTATGCTGTAAAACCTATTGCAGCCGGCGAGGAGCTGACAGTTTCCTATATACCTGACTTTAGCATTCAACCaaagcagcaaagaaaaagaGATTTGGTGACTGTCCAGAATATTGTCTGTAGCTGTCAAGCTTGTGAGGAGAATTGGCCAATTTTTGTGCATCTACCTGTTATTAGGTGTTTATGTGTAAATTGTAAGAAGCCCCGTTCAAATGCAGAAATGCTTTGCAATAAATGTTCGAAAAGACTGAGAGgaaaattagatattttaaaaGTTCTTGAGCTGAACAGTATTTCTGAAAAGGTGAGGTCAGCCTTCGGCATTTTAGGTCGAATGCAAAACAAAGTAGCACAAGGGGAACCCATCTCAAAACAAGAGTTCAAACATCTTTGTGGAGCATCAGAGGTAGTCTTTGAGTATTCAGCAATGCCTTCCAAAGTACTTGCAGTCTTCATGAAGTTAGTAGATGTTTGTGCTGAAACTGGATTGATGTGA